Within the Telopea speciosissima isolate NSW1024214 ecotype Mountain lineage chromosome 4, Tspe_v1, whole genome shotgun sequence genome, the region actcaagaaacatggccattaaagtattggacaaaaacctatgaagtcccaagcaagctggaccaaaaatccccttgacagacaataaAAAACAGGACAAGCGTCCGTCGGTCGACCTACGACTCTGGCCGACctacaaaatataaaaacacACACTGTTTCCAggtctgtcggttgcaaccgacagtgaactataggtcgaccgacacttgtaggtcgatccataggtcaaTCGATAATCGACcgacagccccaaacttggccttaacggctaATTTTTCAATGGCtagtttttgatggtcgaccgataacctttataggtcgaccgacagtctaaaaatatgactgttttatatccgttggagaacaaacaaactccaacttttggctttataaaacacatccaaacaagaaacaaaacacatcttttaatagaaaaagtgcatagtacatttgtgaaagtacaaaagtgaaaatttgtcattgagctaaattattcaattcaagctcttcaaagagatcttaccaagctcttaactctccactctctccaactcatgccatcaaggagaatcatctaggagactcaaggtgcatcactctcattcatatcattgagcaccatcactcaaagggtaaaagtgtcactactctttgataggtatttataccaaacttctattatatttacttgtttatgcttttaacttgataaagcattgttgtattaatctagaccgtacttagattagtacaaagaccctctcatccttaagagattgaaaggatactcttgtcctggaactaagattgtaaggatcctcttatcctgttaaaaagagtggtaaaggtgtcattttcccacctattgtattgaaaggaaaatactagtggaattctctcaaggttgagaggagtggatgtaggctaagttagccgaaccattataaatcttgtgcctcatttactcttgctttttatatttaatataagtgtgcaaccaatcaaaaaagaggtaaaatccactagtggtaacctattcacccccctctaggttacccaacactCTTCACTAAGGGCGTAAGGTATGccaagacacatggggtgggagaAATGATAGGTTCGCCCCCCCTTGAATGACCCAAACCTTGCCCCTGTCtcgccccatgtgtctggtgcaggctgcgcccagatgCCCTCCCGTACAGAGAACCTGTGCCGTTAAAATTAGTCTCAGTTTCCTTCCATAGTTATCCAAGAAAGGTTTTATCATAAATGTACCTCACTGACAAGTATCCTTGTTTAGATTTTGGATCCAGATCATCTACTGCGCGGCTGCCCCAACTGAGGCCtttatttgctccatttcctgggcaggtccatttccccaagttcctctagtAGAGGGGTGGAAATAACGACCCTACCCCtccccgaacacactgcccgggtggggtccacccccctctattagaggaacttggggaaatggagtgGGCAggaatggagcagataaaaatacccccaactgCCTTGCTGCGTAGACACAGTAAGGCAcaaaatgatcgccttacccccactcaggcaaggcgcttaggcaggggtaaggcagtcattgtgcACCTTGCTGTGTCTGTGCAGCAGGGCAGTTGGGGCAGCCACGTGCAATAGGAGACCCCAATCCTTAGATTTCCCAGAATTATTACTACTTTCCATTTTATAAATCCTACCATTTATTAATACTTTCCATTTTATAAGTCCTGCTATAAATGTTTATAGTTTATATATTTGGTTACCCTTCCAATGTCCAAACAGATGAACACATTGATAAAAAGTTGGTAGTTTAGCTTCAAGGAAACTAAATAGCAaagattttcattttctttgcatGTGGTTTATCCAAAATGAGCCTTGCTGCACCATTTATCTTCACTTGCATAttgatcttcattttgtttGGCAATGGTAAAGCCAAGGACTGTGTTGCTAATGGTCCATATGCATCAAATATTGCACATACCATCACTGTGAGTAAATCGGGCCAAGCGAGTTTCAATAAAATTCAGGCAGCCATCGATTCCATTCCCTCAAAAAATAATCGATGGGTTCGTATCCTTGTTAGTGGTGACACCTATAggtaaatttcattttactaATTGTGTTCATCAACATACCTAATTGAAAAAATACATATAGTGACACTATCAGTAGAGCTGTTcttgatttctgaattttctcgTCTATAATCTATGCATTCAGTGAGCAGGTTAAAGTTCCCAGAGACAAGCCCTGCATCGTACTTGAAGGAAATACTGGTACTATAATTTCATGGAATGCATACACAGCCGTCGATAAGAGTGCTACTTTCACTTCAGAAGCTGATAACTTTGTAGCAAAAAATATAGTCTTCAAGGTGAGGCAATTTTTGTTAGAAAAAACAATGCCCAGACTGGCGATTTTGTCACGCCGCACCGTTGCCGGGAAGAGtactaaatttttatttttctaaattatAAACAGAACACTTATCGTCAACTACACATAAACGATGTGCAGCAGTCCGTTGTAGTAGAAGTAACAGGAGACAAAGCATCTTTTCATGGATGTAGTTTCTATGGATATCAAGATACATTATGGGATGCCCTAGGTCGTCATTACTTTCAAAACTGCTTTATTGAAGGCGCGATAGATTTCATCTGGGGGAATGGCCGGTCCATATATGAGGTACGGTACCTATTGTAATTATTGAGGTCATAAAGCAGTAAAATCTCAATTGAGATTGCAAGGAAATTAACAATCCATGCCACAACTTTGCATTCACTTTATGCAGGGATGTACAATATCTGTTCTTCCTTTCGATGGAGGCCGGTTAGCAGGGTTTATAACAGCTCAGGGCCGAAAATCGGCTGAGGAGATGACTGGATTTGTATTTAAAGCAGGAAGAGTAGTTAAAAATGGAAACGCACATTCCTATCTTGGCAGAGCTTATGGAGCTTATTCAAGAGTAATTTGGTATGACACAAAATTCTCAGATGTTGTAGTCCCCCAAGGATGGCAAGCTTGGAACCAACACGAGTAAGATCTCTCTTTCATTCTAGAATTTTTGGCCACCATATTAACTCTACCTTCATTTTTGTGCCCTACAATACTATTGATTTGACATCTCTCTcacaatctctctcctccttgaccATGTGGATCCCCTATTGACCAAACCATTCATGTGCCCCCATTGTGTGTGACATGAGAAATGCTCCCCACACTGGCAATGTGGAGAACACTATCCCTGCATTTAATTTGCATAAACATGGAGTGCAATTAATTTTTAGTCCATAATGTTAAAAATTGTTTTGGGCAAGTGTTTTTAGTGGGGGAGCATGGCTCTTGTGTGGGTATAgtggccaatgggagtgcgAGCGGCGGCACCATCAATAGGGCGGTCATTTACGCCATTCATGGTGGCCAAGGCGGTCATTTCATCTCCCATTGTCTCTAGTCGTAGGGCATACACTCCCTCACAGAAAACTTTCCCCcaacttctattttttaatttaaataattacaaagtcattttttaatttaaataattacaAAGTCAAACTTTGTATAAAGAACGATAAACCATAAGGTCTCCTTACTTAACTATTAGTTTTAGACCAAATGGAGTTTGCCAAGTGGAAAAATAAAGTCTTCAACTTATTGAGGACTACCGAGAGGAGGGTGGGTTCAACAGGATGTACTGAtatgttttttggtaataagaATGGCATAGATTCTGAATTACAAGTTTTAAGAAACCATGGAATGGAAGTGGGTCAAACAGTTTCACACGTCAAGAATCAGACCCTTTTGACAAAGGAGTCAGCCATGTTGTTTTCCTCCCTTGAAATAAAAACGAAAATGCATGATTCCAAACTAGATGCCAAATGAGTTGTAATGGTCATATCCGTTGGGGTATTACTTGCAGAGAGTCCTTGTAATACTGCAACATTTGACATACCATTAGTCAACTGTGCTAGTACGGTTAGTGCTACTTGATTGTTGAAAAATTGATGGCTATTACAATTCATAACTTATTGAAGAAACTTCTTGACACTAGGAAACTGCTTGCCAGTTGTAATGGTAGATGTGTAACCAATCGTTACTTGTAAAGGTTGATGACCCCATGATGATCCTTAAGTGCATGAAACGGATGACATTGAGGTAACTTATTCCCGCTAGGAGATGTTGAAATTGATGAGATGCAACTACTGGCCAATTGTAGAGTTACTGAAATTAAAGGCATGGAACCATTGGTCAACCTGTGGAGGTTGATGAGCATTAAAACCATTGTAGCCGTTGCAGAGAATGTGGTGGTGTAACTGTTGGCTGCATATTGAGCATTTAAATGTATAACCGTTTGAATAGAGTTATGATCATTTAATGCAAAGGTTGGTTGAAGGGAACAACCATGAGGATTCACTATAACAGCACTGGCGGCTGAGCCACTTTGTTGGCAACCAGTATTCACGGCACTAGCGGCTAAGGTTGTCAGTGAAGTTGCAACGGCATTGAAGGCCCAAGCTCATGAGTTCTCATACAATAGTGTAGGAGCACTCTCTAAATTGAGAGACTACTACTCACGAGGAACATAATGAAATTGTATCCATATAGCATTGTATTTGAAAACCCAAGCTCTATCATTACCAGCCTTCCTTTTAGAAAAAACCTCCACCTCTCCTTGAGCATTACATATCGAAACCATTAGAGTATTATTCTAGGTTATTGCAGGGCTGTCCGTCCCTTACCCCAAACTCGTCTTTGTCTTCGCTTTTGTTTGGATGACTACCAATGGCCATGGTGATTCACTCACAAGGAGAAGAAACATATACTCAAGAAGATAGACACTCACAACGAGGAGAAGCACTAGTTTTCTGTGTGAGGAGAAAAAATAGGTTTAAAGATTAAAGTTACTAAGAGGATGTATAGATATTCATTGGAGGGTAATGTCACTATATGGGAGTAAGGTTGTCaatcggttcagttttggttatTCGATTCGTTTGGGCTCGGTTTAAGAAATAAACTGTAGAAACCAAAACCGATCCGAACTGAGAATagaaaaacattttcaaaaCGAAAACCGAATCAACTTGGTTcagttcagtttggttttggtttttattcGATTTTGTATTCATCTTCTTAGTGAGCCttaatttggtttcatattCGGTTTAGGTCTTATTTTAAATGTTTGGGCCAGCTTGTTTACATCTTTACCAATAGaaaacccttatttgttagAATAATAGTCCACCAAAGGTTTCCCAAATagtaaaatgaaaaagaatttatcatccacattttgattaaaaaataaaaaaataatataattttatacagtttttttattctatttgaAAATAGGTAATTCAGTTCGGTTTAACGGTTTTAGGcatgaaaccgaaccgaacctaGAAAAGATCTATCTTTGGAAACCAATAtactttggtttgatttggttcgATTATAAATGGCCGGTTTCGGTTTCAATTTCTGGTTtcgattctaaattgacacccttatgggagggtatatgattgaatttagCCAATCTCTTTGAAAGAAGTACTCATGTTTTTAATTATTGTATGTTTTCAGGGAAAATCTTGAGTATGCGGAGGTTAATTGCCATGGACCGGGGTCAAATTTATCCAAGCGTGTGAGATGGTTAAAGAAACTAGGTGAACAAGTTGTACAGAAGTTTACAAATATTTCTTACATTGACCAAGATGGATGGTTGGCCAATCAACCCTGAGAAGAAAGTTCTTGATGTTAATTTTTGCTATCTTCAACAacaatttattttcctttctttttctgggTACAATTTTTCCATTATTTCTTAACTGTTACAAACACACTCCATGAGGGATGAAATTTTGCCGCTACACTAGTAGCAGGAAGAATATTCTTGTTACAAGGCTGgaagccaaggaaatggaatcttaaGGAGTATTTTAGATAATAcgaaaacctaggagggtatttataaacccaaaggggaagtgaattattctatttccttggTTGCTAagcttgtagcaggaacattcctgagATGTTTCTAAGAAATCACTTCTTAGGATTATGCTCGAAAAGCTCCCCTAAATATATATGGATGTAACGTTGGACTAGggattcattaccaaaaaaaaaaaaagactcgcTAGGGATTCGGGTAGTGTTCTACCTTGGGCAACAAAATCATGTGTCACCAAGACTACTGTTTAGATCCCCTCCCTCTTATTGGGGACACCCCCTCGAAGGAGCTTGTTTCATCTTTTTTGGAAACACCTGCAGAGACGCCTGATGTGAACCTTGTTATGCACAGACAGTCCCCCACCCTCTACCAAGGTTATGCACTCCCTCCCCCCTGGACATCGATTGCCAAGCCTGCCCCTACCTGGCTggaaaattttgaatgaagggcaggaacccctggccaatCACCCAaacaccctgtggagcatcacactaGTAGCTTATCCATTGGGGATGACCTTCTATATACGTGCCAGAAGGTGGATTACAGTCCCTTGCAGTTGCATTGCACACTGCTTGATGTATTGCATAAAgtccaagtattctctctcctatccaaaaatgtggggcccacacctgaaaagatgtgtattggaccctggGTGAGATGTGTAGGATTAAgtgcttgccaatcccccaaaagacgccttgtgagggaaggtgcaactttaattccttattgcacaccaacTAGCTCGCATCACTCCCTCGCCCGAgtcgggatctgggcagggcattttgggtcactcccaacaatccctcccccaaatgcacgcccaataacacagcacccatggcaccgaggacactcgaactcgcgaccacctgTTCCGATACTAATTATAGGATTAAgtgcttgccaatcccccaaaagacgccttgtgagggaaggtgtaactttaattccttattacacaccagccagcgcgcatcgctctcTCGCCCGAGctgggatctgggcagggcattttgagtcactcccaacaaaaTGTAAgtacaaggcctaagccctgggGCCAAGCCCCAATGCAAGCACAGTGAGATTacagccttgctgtattctctgggtgatgcactgggtgtagggatgtaaatggatattcgtaaatccgtagtCGATCCTCGtttgtatccatttaggagaatccgaatctgttcgaaactaatcggatacaaatatgataatccccctatccgatcgattattatccgattcgtttagcagtccgacggtaataaaatatctgaaatataactcagtatttgtctatccttttaagttacctttgttatcttatttttataaatttataa harbors:
- the LOC122659252 gene encoding putative pectinesterase 52, with amino-acid sequence MSLAAPFIFTCILIFILFGNGKAKDCVANGPYASNIAHTITVKVPRDKPCIVLEGNTGTIISWNAYTAVDKSATFTSEADNFVAKNIVFKNTYRQLHINDVQQSVVVEVTGDKASFHGCSFYGYQDTLWDALGRHYFQNCFIEGAIDFIWGNGRSIYEGCTISVLPFDGGRLAGFITAQGRKSAEEMTGFVFKAGRVVKNGNAHSYLGRAYGAYSRVIWYDTKFSDVVVPQGWQAWNQHEENLEYAEVNCHGPGSNLSKRVRWLKKLGEQVVQKFTNISYIDQDGWLANQP